The Nostoc sp. 'Peltigera membranacea cyanobiont' N6 genome contains the following window.
CGCACTGGGAATCAAAACTAGAATTGGGTGAATCAACAACACTACGCTGGCGAGGACGATTTCCCGCTTTTCAATTTTGCGTCCTAAAAACTCTGGGGTGCGTCCCGCCATTAGTCCAGTGAGGAACACTGTGAGAATTAAGTAAATAAATAAGTAAGCTGTTCCAGTTCCCTGCCCACCCCAGATAACCTGGATAAACAAGTTGAAAAGTGTCGAGAATATTCCTTGCGGCATCAAAGAATCGTGCATCCCATTCACAGCGCCAGACATAGTAGCAGTAGTCATAACTGCCCAAAATGCCGTTTGTAACCAGCCAAATCGAACTTCTTTACCCTCTAAATTGGGCTGTTCTAATCCAAAGGCGTTATTAACCAGGGGATTGCCTTGCAATTCTCCCACGGCTGTCACTCCCACCAGAACAACAAAAATTACAAACACCATCCAAAAAAGTAGCCAAGCTTGTTTGATGTTGTTGGCAAATATACCGTAGGTGTAAATCAAGGCGGCTGGGATAGAAATCATGGCGATCATTTCTATCAAGTTAGAAGCGCCATTGGGATTTTCAAAAGGATGCGCTGAGTTTACGCCAAAAAAGCCACCGCCGTTTTCGCCCAAAAGTTTGATCGTTTCAAAGGATGCCACTGGGCCTCTGGCAAGATATTGCGTCCCACCTTCTAAGGTTCTCAAATCCAGAGTCTTAGCTAATGTTTGTGGTACACCTGCGACAAGTAAAGCGATCGCTCCAATAATCGAAATCGGCAGCAATATTCGCGTAATTCCACGGACGAGATCGACATAAAAGTTTCCCAGTTTTCTCCCCGTCAACCCGCGAATAAAGGCAATTCCCACAGATAAGCCGGTGGCTGCGGAGGTGAACATCAAAAAGCCTAAAGCCGCTACCTGGCTAAAATAGCTTAAGGTTGTCTCGCCAGTATAGTGTTGCTGGTCGGTATTGGTTACAAAAGAAATGGTTGTGTGCAGTAATACATCCCAACTGGGCGCACCAAAGCCGTTAGGGTTCCAGGGCAAGTGTCTCTGGAAATATATCAGCAAATACACTGAAATACCCATAATCAGATTGCTATACAATACAGCCCGGATATACTGCAAACCCGTCATATCATCTTTTCTGCGGACACCTGCTAGTACGAACATACTTCGCTCTATGGGGTTCATTAAAAAATCAAGCAGTGTTCTTTCTCCCAAGAAGACACGGGCTATGTATCTACCGAGTAGCGGAGTGATTCCTATGACAATACATAGCGTTAAGCCAATTTGCAAAAAACCTTGTCCCATATATTTCCCGCTCAATTAAATTTAAGTGCTAGCAAGCCAATTCTTAGAAATAACAGATTAGCTGTTTAGGTATTTGATTTGGATGGATTTGGCGATCTTTGAGATATCAACGCCATTTTTTAATCTGGATTTACTATTTTCAGTTATTACTATTTTCCAGATTTTGGTTAAAGTTCTTGTTAAGAATATTTAATTTTTACTCTTAATTCATCTATATTATTAGTTAGGATTATTTGTTTATACAATACATTATCGAAGTTTGCTAGTTTCAAAGAATATAAATATTTAACAGGGTTTTCTAAAAGGGATTACGGTTTGAGAAGGTTGTGTTAGATACTCTGACCCTTCTGGGCAACTACCCAGTCCCCAATCCTCAGTATCCAGCACCCATTTTTACATCTAGACAATCGTAATTTCCGAGTTAATGCTCAAGTGAATATTTGCAGATATAGATTGCAGATAAATCATAATCGTTGAATTAAATAGTTGTAAAGATTGTAGGATAAAAAATTTTAGTAAATCATAAATAACAATGTTAAGTCGATTAGTGGCTATAAAAGAAGCTATCAATGAGCGTCGGGAGACTTATGGGATAATTGCGATCGCCTTTGCGATCGTAATCGGCTTGGAATATTTGACACCACCTGAGTACGTATTTGGCTACCTTTACACAGGGACGATTTTGGTAGCAGATTCTCGATTGAATCGGAGAGCAGTATTGGGGATCACTCTGGCAGCCACAGGATTAACATTGTTAAATTTGTTTGTCCCAGGAGGAGAAATAATTAATGCCCCAACGTTGGCAAATAGGTTGATTGCAGTATTGGCGTTGGTGGTGACGGGTTGGTTAAGCGATCGCAACCACCGCAATGAAGAAGCGATCGCTTATACCCAAGCACAATTACGCTCCCAAGAACAACTAGCGATCATGCGTGAAGATTTTGTTTCTACCCTAACGCATGATTTGAAAACACCCCTATTAGGAGCAATTGAAACACTGAAATATTTTCAAAACGAGCAATTTGGTGAAATCACGCCAATGCAAGCAAAAGTCCTCCAAACAATGGCTCGTAGTCATCGGAGTACACTGCAATTAGTCCAAACTCTTTTAGATGTATACCGCAATGATGCCGAAGGGCTGAAATTACAGATATCACCCGTTAACTTGGCAACTGTGGCAGAGGAGGTAATCGCTACCCTGACTGAACTAGCGAGAACACGTCAGGTTTATATTTCTCTGCACTATGGCGAATCAGATTTTCGGAGCTTTCTCTGGGTAGATGGCGATCCTTTACAACTAGGGCGAGTCTTCACCAATCTCCTGAGTAATGGCATTAACCATACCCCGCGTGGCGGTAAAGTGGAAGTAGTACTTGAAGGTTATTCTAGCGATCAAGTAGTAAAAATACTCGATACTGGTTCCGGCTTTACCGAAGAAGAGTTACCCCACTTATTTGAGAGGTTTTATCAAGGACATAGCGATCGCCACGTCTCAGGCTCTGGACTAGGGCTTTATTTAACAAGGCAAATTATCGCTGCTCATGGCGGTACAATTTGGGCAGAGAATCGCTCGCCAAGAGGGGCACTCTTTGGTTTCCGACTCCCAGCTTGTCCACCACCGGGGAGATGAGGGCAGGGAGCAGGGGGCAGGGAGCAGGGGGCAGGGAGCAGGGGGCAGGGAGCAGGGGGCAGGGAGCAGGGGGAGAAGAATTAACAACCAGTCTTCAATGACAAATGACCAATGACAAATGACAAATGACCAATAAAAAATGACCAATGACCAATGACCAATAAAAAATGACAAAAATCTTACTTGTTGAAGACGATGAATTGTTTCGGCTTGGTCTGCGGATGCGTTTGCAACAAGAAACTACTTTGGAGATTGTCGCAGAGGCAGAAGATGGAGAACAAGCTTTAGAATTAGCAAATCGCTATCCTCTGGATTTGGTATTGATGGATATAGGTTTACCGGGCATTGGTGGAATTGAAGCTTGTCGGCAAATTAAGCAGAAGCACCCAAATTTACCAATTCTTGTGTTAACATCTCGTTCTGAAAAACCCCTGATTTCACGGTTAATTGCTGCCGGGGCGCAAGGTTACTGCCTGAAAGGTATTCCTGCTGAGTCTCTGATATTGGCAGTGCGATCGGTTGCAGCCGGGGCTTCTTGGTGGGATCAAACGGCAACAACAGAGATTAGAGCCGCTTTTGAGGGGAATTCTACTGTGGTTCTGCCTGCAAAAACTGAGGGAACTCTAGAAAATCCCCTAACGAAGCGGGAGCAAGAAATTTTGGCACTGGTAGCAGCAGGTAAAAGCAATCAAGAAATTGCTGAAATTCTCTACATTGCCCCTGGTACAGTGCGGGTTCATGTCCATGCTATTTTACAGAAACTAGAAGTACGCGATCGCACTCAAGCCGCAGTCTTAGCGATCCAAAAAGGATTGGTAGCACCAGAATTATTGATTAACTAGATTCATTTACATCGAGCTAGGTGCTAGACCAGATTTAAGTGTAAATACAGTGGTTTTTTAGTTAGAGAGTATAGCTTTTTATAGATAAGAGCGATCGCAAAATCCTCAAAATAAATCGTATTGGGGTCACTCCGAGCTATTTAAGTATAATTACAGTTGCTTGTATTTTTTATACGGTATAAATTTTATTGTACTAGAAGAAATATAGATAGAACATAACTTAGTTTTTCTAGGGTTCGTATAACGATTAGAAATATTGCGGTTTTCTTTCAAAAAAACAAGAGATTTTGTTACCAATTCCAGTTGAGCATGGAAGCGGATGTTTAGTCATTCGCTTCCTATTTGATGTTGTGTGATAAATGCTATTAACGTAAATCTTTAGAACTAACAAGTCTTTTATTCAATCAAAACTTTTATTAGAGGACAATAATTATGATGACAGAAAATAATCACTCTGAAGCCCAAAGTAATTCCACCAAAAAGTTATTAGAAGCAGGCAGAAATATTGTTTTTATAGATACAGCAGTTCTCGATTACCAAAGCTTGGTAGCTGGGATAACACTGGGTAGTGAAGTCGTTATCCTTGACCATAATCGAGACGGTTTAACGCAAATCAGCGAGTTTTTAGCAGGGTGTAAACCTGACTCAGTTGAATCAGTTCACATTGTCTCCCACGGTGGTGAGGGGAGTTTGCAATTGGGGTCAACTTATCTTAACCTCACCAACCTTAATAGCTATGCCAATCAGTTACGAAAGTGGGCAAATGTTTTAACTG
Protein-coding sequences here:
- the kdpA gene encoding potassium-transporting ATPase subunit KdpA — its product is MGQGFLQIGLTLCIVIGITPLLGRYIARVFLGERTLLDFLMNPIERSMFVLAGVRRKDDMTGLQYIRAVLYSNLIMGISVYLLIYFQRHLPWNPNGFGAPSWDVLLHTTISFVTNTDQQHYTGETTLSYFSQVAALGFLMFTSAATGLSVGIAFIRGLTGRKLGNFYVDLVRGITRILLPISIIGAIALLVAGVPQTLAKTLDLRTLEGGTQYLARGPVASFETIKLLGENGGGFFGVNSAHPFENPNGASNLIEMIAMISIPAALIYTYGIFANNIKQAWLLFWMVFVIFVVLVGVTAVGELQGNPLVNNAFGLEQPNLEGKEVRFGWLQTAFWAVMTTATMSGAVNGMHDSLMPQGIFSTLFNLFIQVIWGGQGTGTAYLFIYLILTVFLTGLMAGRTPEFLGRKIEKREIVLASVVLLIHPILVLIPSAIALAYPISLSGISNPGYHGISQVVYEYASAAANNGSGLEGLKDNTLWWNLSSLVSLIGGRYIPIIAILLLAEGMSRKQPVPETPGTLRTDSLVFTSITAGVTLVLGVLTFFPVLALGPIAEGLKLASGN
- a CDS encoding sensor histidine kinase gives rise to the protein MLSRLVAIKEAINERRETYGIIAIAFAIVIGLEYLTPPEYVFGYLYTGTILVADSRLNRRAVLGITLAATGLTLLNLFVPGGEIINAPTLANRLIAVLALVVTGWLSDRNHRNEEAIAYTQAQLRSQEQLAIMREDFVSTLTHDLKTPLLGAIETLKYFQNEQFGEITPMQAKVLQTMARSHRSTLQLVQTLLDVYRNDAEGLKLQISPVNLATVAEEVIATLTELARTRQVYISLHYGESDFRSFLWVDGDPLQLGRVFTNLLSNGINHTPRGGKVEVVLEGYSSDQVVKILDTGSGFTEEELPHLFERFYQGHSDRHVSGSGLGLYLTRQIIAAHGGTIWAENRSPRGALFGFRLPACPPPGR
- a CDS encoding response regulator transcription factor, encoding MTKILLVEDDELFRLGLRMRLQQETTLEIVAEAEDGEQALELANRYPLDLVLMDIGLPGIGGIEACRQIKQKHPNLPILVLTSRSEKPLISRLIAAGAQGYCLKGIPAESLILAVRSVAAGASWWDQTATTEIRAAFEGNSTVVLPAKTEGTLENPLTKREQEILALVAAGKSNQEIAEILYIAPGTVRVHVHAILQKLEVRDRTQAAVLAIQKGLVAPELLIN